From Diospyros lotus cultivar Yz01 chromosome 4, ASM1463336v1, whole genome shotgun sequence, a single genomic window includes:
- the LOC127800192 gene encoding pumilio homolog 12-like isoform X2 → MENRLGNRTTFPNLIYRSLSTPENHDRAFSGYPLLDDGTFPKSPDHSVEAALAHLSLSSPPARDPGADFTAADYCAGGGELSRLSTANLSMNAVDDGAMGFGGAHSDRVVWAKSWAGFRTGSYSAAASQPWLRGGAVESFGSFLQRKKQSGNQPNCRFPILPFSTKSRFFTNYEGHFDGLSSKTPKFFRPNLYLSWDCLSLKDLQGQVVNLAKDQFGCRLLQKKFENPKEDEIEMAVSEVVSHTGELIRDQFGNYLIQKLMKVGNEKQRSRIILSITRTPFQLFSICLNPHGSRAVQKLLQHVTSEGTIAFIVSALAPGAVALSTDPIGHHVIQQCLICFSSEDNKYLLNEIAANCFEIATNKSGCCVLQSCLEHSEGEQRDRLVAEIIANALHLSEDPYGNYVVQQVLDLKIPEATENLLRQLEGNYASLSCNKYASNVVEKCLIESGEEQSSWIIIDLLSSWNVSMLLVDPFGNFVIQSALSVSKG, encoded by the exons ATGGAGAACCGGCTGGGAAATCGAACAACCTTTCCGAATCTGATTTATCGGTCCCTTTCGACGCCGGAGAATCATGACCGCGCCTTTTCCGGCTACCCACTCCTCGACGACGGGACTTTCCCGAAGAGTCCCGATCACTCCGTGGAAGCTGCTTTGGCCCACCTCAGCCTCTCCTCCCCGCCGGCGAGAGATCCCGGAGCCGATTTCACCGCGGCGGACTACTGCGCTGGCGGCGGGGAGTTATCACGTCTATCGACGGCGAACCTCAGTATGAATGCAGTGGACGATGGCGCCATGGGTTTTGGTGGGGCCCACAGTGATCGAGTGGTGTGGGCCAAGAGTTGGGCGGGTTTCCGCACTGGCTCTTACTCGGCGGCGGCGAGCCAGCCGTGGCTAAGAGGCGGCGCCGTGGAATCTTTTGGGTCTTTCTTGCAGCGCAAGAAACAATCGGGAAATCAACCCAATTGCCGATTCCCAATTCTGCCCTTTTCCACCAAAAGCCGATTCTTCACTAATTATGAGGGCCATTTCGACGGATTATCGTCGAAAACTCCCAAGTTTTTTAGGCCTAACCTTTATCTGTCTTGGGATTGCTTGTCTTTGAAAGATTTGCAGGGCCAAGTGGTGAATTTGGCGAAAGATCAATTTGGTTGTAGACTATTGCAGAAAAAATTCGAGAACCCAAAAGAAGATGAAATTGAGATGGCAGTGTCAGAAGTGGTGAGTCATACAGGTGAGTTAATTCGGGACCAATTTGGAAATTACCTTATTCAGAAGCTTATGAAAGTGGGGAACGAAAAACAGAGAAGTAGAATTATTCTTTCAATCACCAGGACCCCATTTCAACTCTTCAGTATCTGTCTCAACCCTCACGG AAGCCGAGCTGTGCAGAAATTGTTGCAGCATGTTACTAGCGAAGGGACGATTGCTTTTATCGTCTCAGCTCTAGCCCCTGGTGCTGTGGCACTGTCCACTGACCCAATTGGTCATCATGTGATCCAGCAATGTTTGATTTGTTTCTCTAGTGAAGATAATAAG TATCTTCTCAATGAAATAGCAGCTAACTGCTTTGAAATTGCAACCAACAAAAGTGGATGCTGCGTGCTGCAGTCATGTTTGGAGCATTCTGAGGGAGAACAGAGAGACCGTCTTGTGGCTGAGATAATTGCAAATGCTCTTCACCTATCTGAAGATCCTTATGG aaattatGTGGTGCAACAAGTACTGGATCTCAAGATACCTGAAGCGACAGAGAATCTTCTGAGACAGCTTGAAGGGAATTATGCATCTCTGTCCTGTAACAAGTATGCCAGTAATGTTGTAGAGAAATGTTTGATTGAATCAGGAGAAGAGCAATCCTCATGGATCATCATAGACCTTCTTAGCAGTTGGAACGTCTCTATGCTTCTAGTGGATCCTTTTGGAAACTTTGTCATTCAGTCAGCTTTATCAGTGTCTAAG GGCTGA
- the LOC127800192 gene encoding pumilio homolog 12-like isoform X1 — protein sequence MENRLGNRTTFPNLIYRSLSTPENHDRAFSGYPLLDDGTFPKSPDHSVEAALAHLSLSSPPARDPGADFTAADYCAGGGELSRLSTANLSMNAVDDGAMGFGGAHSDRVVWAKSWAGFRTGSYSAAASQPWLRGGAVESFGSFLQRKKQSGNQPNCRFPILPFSTKSRFFTNYEGHFDGLSSKTPKFFRPNLYLSWDCLSLKDLQGQVVNLAKDQFGCRLLQKKFENPKEDEIEMAVSEVVSHTGELIRDQFGNYLIQKLMKVGNEKQRSRIILSITRTPFQLFSICLNPHGSRAVQKLLQHVTSEGTIAFIVSALAPGAVALSTDPIGHHVIQQCLICFSSEDNKYLLNEIAANCFEIATNKSGCCVLQSCLEHSEGEQRDRLVAEIIANALHLSEDPYGNYVVQQVLDLKIPEATENLLRQLEGNYASLSCNKYASNVVEKCLIESGEEQSSWIIIDLLSSWNVSMLLVDPFGNFVIQSALSVSKGLIRNALLNLIWANAPSLRTNLYGKKVLACFEKMKLQKA from the exons ATGGAGAACCGGCTGGGAAATCGAACAACCTTTCCGAATCTGATTTATCGGTCCCTTTCGACGCCGGAGAATCATGACCGCGCCTTTTCCGGCTACCCACTCCTCGACGACGGGACTTTCCCGAAGAGTCCCGATCACTCCGTGGAAGCTGCTTTGGCCCACCTCAGCCTCTCCTCCCCGCCGGCGAGAGATCCCGGAGCCGATTTCACCGCGGCGGACTACTGCGCTGGCGGCGGGGAGTTATCACGTCTATCGACGGCGAACCTCAGTATGAATGCAGTGGACGATGGCGCCATGGGTTTTGGTGGGGCCCACAGTGATCGAGTGGTGTGGGCCAAGAGTTGGGCGGGTTTCCGCACTGGCTCTTACTCGGCGGCGGCGAGCCAGCCGTGGCTAAGAGGCGGCGCCGTGGAATCTTTTGGGTCTTTCTTGCAGCGCAAGAAACAATCGGGAAATCAACCCAATTGCCGATTCCCAATTCTGCCCTTTTCCACCAAAAGCCGATTCTTCACTAATTATGAGGGCCATTTCGACGGATTATCGTCGAAAACTCCCAAGTTTTTTAGGCCTAACCTTTATCTGTCTTGGGATTGCTTGTCTTTGAAAGATTTGCAGGGCCAAGTGGTGAATTTGGCGAAAGATCAATTTGGTTGTAGACTATTGCAGAAAAAATTCGAGAACCCAAAAGAAGATGAAATTGAGATGGCAGTGTCAGAAGTGGTGAGTCATACAGGTGAGTTAATTCGGGACCAATTTGGAAATTACCTTATTCAGAAGCTTATGAAAGTGGGGAACGAAAAACAGAGAAGTAGAATTATTCTTTCAATCACCAGGACCCCATTTCAACTCTTCAGTATCTGTCTCAACCCTCACGG AAGCCGAGCTGTGCAGAAATTGTTGCAGCATGTTACTAGCGAAGGGACGATTGCTTTTATCGTCTCAGCTCTAGCCCCTGGTGCTGTGGCACTGTCCACTGACCCAATTGGTCATCATGTGATCCAGCAATGTTTGATTTGTTTCTCTAGTGAAGATAATAAG TATCTTCTCAATGAAATAGCAGCTAACTGCTTTGAAATTGCAACCAACAAAAGTGGATGCTGCGTGCTGCAGTCATGTTTGGAGCATTCTGAGGGAGAACAGAGAGACCGTCTTGTGGCTGAGATAATTGCAAATGCTCTTCACCTATCTGAAGATCCTTATGG aaattatGTGGTGCAACAAGTACTGGATCTCAAGATACCTGAAGCGACAGAGAATCTTCTGAGACAGCTTGAAGGGAATTATGCATCTCTGTCCTGTAACAAGTATGCCAGTAATGTTGTAGAGAAATGTTTGATTGAATCAGGAGAAGAGCAATCCTCATGGATCATCATAGACCTTCTTAGCAGTTGGAACGTCTCTATGCTTCTAGTGGATCCTTTTGGAAACTTTGTCATTCAGTCAGCTTTATCAGTGTCTAAG GGGCTCATCCGCAATGCCTTGCTCAACCTAATCTGGGCGAATGCTCCCTCCCTGCGCACCAATCTTTATGGGAAGAAAGTCCTTGCCTGTTTCGAGAAGATGAAGCTGCAAAAGGCATAG
- the LOC127798931 gene encoding peamaclein-like, translating to MKLGLAVFLLVSLVLASSLLQTTMAGSSFCDGKCGERCKVAGMKERCLKYCGICCEECKCVPSGTYGNKHECPCYRDKKNSKGKPKCP from the exons ATGAAGCTCGGCCTTGCGGTTTTCCTTCTTGTCTCGCTGGTCCTCGCCTCTTCTCTCCTCCAGACAACAATGGCCGGTTCAA GTTTCTGTGATGGCAAGTGTGGGGAGAGGTGTAAGGTGGCGGGGATGAAGGAGCGGTGCCTCAAGTACTGCGGGATATGCTGCGAGGAGTGCAAGTGCGTGCCTTCGGGCACTTACGGCAACAAGCACGAGTGCCCTTGCTACCGCGACAAGAAGAATTCCAAGGGCAAGCCCAAGTGCCCTTGA